One window from the genome of Leucobacter aridicollis encodes:
- the mca gene encoding mycothiol conjugate amidase Mca: MTLRLIAVHAHPDDESSKGAGTYAHYLDRGVEVLIVSCTGGERGDVLNELAARDPRSRRDLAGLRRSEMARAQEIIGFEHTWLGYEDSGLPGEGEDIPSGSFADVPKEVSAEALVRVVRAFKPHVMITYNEQGGYPHPDHIRTHEISMIAWERSGDASAYPDAGEPWEIGKMYYEDIFNSERVKAIRAWLVENDPESPVLTRIDEMSEWLLRRGYTGTARVNVGPFLDKRDDALRAHASQVSPDSSFFFWPNEVQLQAWPFEDYRLAGSRVETSEFEADLFEGIEENAR, encoded by the coding sequence ATGACGCTCAGATTGATCGCCGTACACGCGCATCCCGACGACGAATCGAGCAAGGGAGCAGGCACCTACGCCCACTACCTTGACCGGGGCGTCGAGGTGCTGATCGTGAGCTGCACGGGTGGAGAGCGCGGCGACGTGCTCAACGAGCTAGCGGCCCGCGACCCGCGGAGCCGCCGCGATCTCGCCGGCCTGCGACGCAGCGAGATGGCCCGCGCACAGGAAATCATCGGCTTCGAGCACACGTGGCTCGGCTACGAGGATTCGGGGCTTCCAGGCGAGGGGGAGGATATCCCCTCAGGATCGTTCGCCGACGTGCCGAAGGAAGTGTCGGCCGAGGCACTCGTGCGCGTGGTTCGCGCGTTCAAGCCGCACGTGATGATCACCTACAACGAACAGGGCGGATACCCGCACCCAGACCACATCCGCACCCACGAGATCAGCATGATTGCGTGGGAGCGTTCGGGAGACGCGAGCGCGTACCCGGATGCCGGCGAGCCGTGGGAGATCGGAAAGATGTACTACGAAGACATCTTCAACTCTGAGCGGGTGAAAGCGATCCGTGCGTGGCTCGTGGAGAACGACCCGGAATCCCCGGTACTGACGCGCATCGATGAGATGAGCGAATGGCTGCTGCGGCGTGGCTACACCGGAACCGCTCGCGTGAATGTTGGCCCGTTCCTCGACAAGCGCGACGACGCGCTCCGAGCGCACGCGAGCCAGGTGTCGCCCGACAGCTCGTTCTTCTTCTGGCCGAACGAGGTTCAGCTGCAGGCGTGGCCGTTTGAGGATTACAGGCTGGCGGGCTCCAGAGTCGAGACCAGCGAGTTTGAAGCAGATCTGTTTGAAGGAATTGAGGAGAACGCACGATGA
- the recQ gene encoding DNA helicase RecQ produces the protein MTGVVRDPQEILSGVFGYSEFRGEQEAIIRHVVAGGDAVVLMPTGGGKSLCYQIPAIARAGTGIVLSPLVALMHDQVMALQLAGVRAAALNSSLAQEERRAVEAAYLNGELDVLYLAPEQLAVPGTVDFLKRGTVALFAIDEAHCVSQWGHDFRPDYLRLGALATEWPDVPRIALTATATPETHREITERLFLADARHFVSSFDRANIRYQIVPKQNVRSQLLAFIRAEHQGEAGIVYALSRKRVEQTAAALRDAGIDAVAYHAGLPADVRLDAQTRFLREDGVVVVATIAFGMGIDKPDVRFVAHIDLPKSVEGYYQETGRAGRDGAPSEAWLAYGLADVVQQRQFIDSGDGDQATRANQTRHLDHMLALCESVTCRRRYLLGYFGELDAPESCGNCDVCLDPPKLWDATVPSQMLLSTIIRTQNERGRTYAAGQHIDVLRGVGSERVSQMRLDELSTWGIGTEWTVAQWRGVVRHLVAIGLLEARGEWGVLWPSEAAKPVLRGEEKVLMREEVIARATSTRPSSGAKRSAAAADLTAEQAEVFERLRAWRAAEAKEQGVPGYVVFGDVTLAALATHQPTTDDGLLAISGIGQVKLERYGDAVLRVLAGE, from the coding sequence ATGACGGGCGTTGTGCGCGACCCCCAGGAGATCCTTTCGGGGGTCTTTGGGTACAGCGAGTTCCGCGGCGAGCAGGAGGCGATCATTCGCCACGTTGTTGCTGGCGGGGACGCGGTCGTGCTCATGCCAACTGGCGGCGGCAAGTCGCTGTGCTACCAGATCCCGGCGATCGCCCGCGCGGGCACCGGCATTGTGCTGTCGCCGCTCGTGGCCCTTATGCACGATCAGGTGATGGCGCTGCAGCTCGCTGGGGTGCGCGCCGCGGCGCTGAACTCGTCGCTCGCGCAGGAGGAGCGGCGGGCCGTCGAAGCCGCCTACCTCAACGGCGAGCTCGACGTGCTCTATCTCGCGCCAGAGCAGCTTGCGGTGCCAGGCACCGTCGATTTTCTGAAGCGGGGAACTGTCGCCCTGTTCGCGATCGACGAGGCACACTGCGTATCGCAGTGGGGCCACGACTTTCGGCCCGACTACCTGCGGCTCGGCGCCCTCGCAACTGAATGGCCAGACGTGCCGCGGATCGCGCTCACGGCGACCGCGACGCCCGAGACTCACCGGGAGATCACTGAGCGGTTGTTCCTCGCGGACGCCCGCCACTTCGTGTCGAGCTTTGACCGCGCGAACATCCGCTACCAGATCGTGCCGAAGCAAAATGTGCGCTCGCAGCTGCTCGCGTTTATTCGAGCGGAGCACCAGGGTGAAGCCGGAATCGTGTACGCGCTGAGTCGCAAACGGGTCGAGCAGACGGCGGCCGCATTGCGGGATGCCGGAATCGACGCCGTTGCGTATCACGCTGGTTTGCCCGCAGACGTGCGACTCGATGCTCAGACCCGGTTCCTTCGCGAGGACGGCGTGGTTGTAGTCGCGACGATCGCATTTGGGATGGGCATCGACAAGCCCGATGTTCGGTTTGTCGCACACATCGATCTACCGAAGTCCGTCGAAGGCTATTACCAGGAGACTGGCCGAGCCGGGCGTGACGGAGCGCCCTCTGAGGCCTGGCTCGCGTACGGCCTCGCCGACGTCGTGCAACAGCGCCAGTTCATTGATTCGGGTGACGGAGACCAGGCGACCCGGGCCAATCAGACCCGCCATCTCGATCACATGCTCGCGCTGTGCGAGAGCGTCACCTGCAGGCGCAGGTACCTGCTCGGCTACTTCGGCGAGCTCGACGCCCCCGAAAGCTGCGGCAACTGTGACGTCTGCCTGGACCCGCCGAAGCTCTGGGACGCGACGGTTCCCTCGCAGATGCTGCTGTCGACGATCATCCGTACGCAGAACGAGCGCGGGCGCACATACGCTGCCGGTCAGCACATCGACGTCCTTCGCGGAGTGGGGTCCGAGCGCGTCAGCCAGATGCGGCTTGACGAGCTCTCAACCTGGGGCATTGGAACCGAGTGGACAGTCGCGCAGTGGCGCGGCGTCGTGCGTCACCTTGTCGCAATTGGGCTGCTCGAAGCTCGGGGCGAATGGGGAGTGCTCTGGCCGAGCGAGGCAGCGAAGCCGGTGCTCCGCGGGGAAGAAAAGGTGCTGATGCGCGAGGAAGTCATCGCGCGAGCGACATCGACGCGGCCGAGCAGCGGGGCGAAGCGTTCTGCAGCCGCAGCGGATCTCACGGCCGAGCAGGCCGAGGTGTTCGAGCGGCTACGGGCGTGGCGTGCCGCCGAGGCGAAGGAGCAGGGCGTGCCTGGGTATGTCGTGTTTGGGGATGTGACGCTCGCGGCGCTCGCCACCCATCAGCCAACAACTGACGATGGGTTGCTCGCAATCTCAGGCATCGGGCAGGTCAAGCTTGAACGCTATGGAGATGCGGTGCTCAGGGTGCTCGCCGGCGAGTAG
- the trhA gene encoding PAQR family membrane homeostasis protein TrhA, with product MTVSDAEDAVGAPLDPRDTASPVPESEADQGTDRFALPLLDDALEHEAEHGGDDEASTDEVKPRWRGWIHAGTFPIAVAGGIVLISLAHGALAKWASAVFMLTSMLLFGVSALYHRINWKPTTKQLFRRLDHANIFMLIAGTYTPIALLALPPEKGILLLVLVWAGALLGIGFRVFWIGAPRWMYVPLYLLLGWAAMMYIVDIAHANLAAMVLVIVGGLLYTAGSVVYGFKKPNPVPGVFGFHEIFHSLTVIAFLCHWTAALLLALDPIYLQ from the coding sequence ATGACCGTTTCCGATGCAGAGGATGCGGTGGGCGCGCCGCTAGATCCCCGAGACACCGCCTCACCTGTGCCCGAGAGTGAGGCTGACCAGGGCACCGACAGGTTCGCCCTGCCGCTCCTCGACGACGCACTCGAACACGAAGCCGAGCACGGCGGCGACGACGAGGCGTCTACCGACGAGGTAAAGCCACGCTGGCGCGGCTGGATCCACGCTGGCACGTTTCCCATCGCCGTCGCGGGAGGCATCGTGCTCATCTCGCTCGCGCACGGCGCACTCGCGAAGTGGGCATCGGCTGTCTTCATGCTCACAAGCATGCTGCTCTTCGGCGTCTCTGCGCTCTACCACCGCATCAACTGGAAGCCCACGACGAAGCAGCTGTTCCGTAGGCTCGACCACGCGAACATCTTCATGCTCATCGCTGGCACGTACACCCCGATCGCGCTGCTCGCGCTTCCCCCTGAGAAGGGGATCCTGCTGCTCGTGCTCGTATGGGCGGGAGCGCTCCTCGGAATCGGCTTCAGGGTGTTCTGGATCGGCGCGCCGCGCTGGATGTACGTTCCGCTCTACCTGCTGCTCGGCTGGGCGGCAATGATGTACATCGTCGACATCGCGCACGCGAACCTCGCCGCGATGGTACTCGTGATCGTGGGCGGCCTGCTCTACACAGCGGGCTCAGTCGTCTACGGATTCAAGAAGCCCAACCCGGTGCCTGGGGTGTTCGGGTTCCACGAGATCTTCCACTCGCTCACGGTGATCGCATTTCTGTGTCACTGGACAGCTGCACTGCTGCTCGCGCTCGACCCCATCTATCTGCAGTAG
- a CDS encoding isoprenyl transferase has product MTPQPKPPRTGLLYRLYQQRLRREIVDARVPHHVAVIVDGNRRWAKQRLQERAAFGHRAGARKVPEFLGWCENAGVKVVTLYLLSADNLNARGSDELEDLFGIIAELATELARNPAWRVQHVGSCDGLAPELATALAAAEERTRGNTGLHVNLAVGYGGRSEIAAAVRSVIEAHQEDGGTLENLAETLTPDKIGEHLWTRGQADPDLVIRTSGEQRISDFMIWQSAHSEFYFVEALYPDLREVDFLRALRDYSARQRRLGG; this is encoded by the coding sequence GTGACCCCCCAGCCCAAACCGCCGCGCACCGGCCTGCTGTACCGCCTGTACCAGCAGCGTCTGCGGCGTGAGATCGTCGACGCGCGCGTGCCGCACCACGTTGCTGTCATCGTCGACGGGAATCGGCGCTGGGCGAAGCAGCGGCTGCAAGAGCGTGCGGCGTTTGGGCATCGAGCTGGCGCCCGCAAGGTTCCCGAGTTTCTCGGCTGGTGCGAGAACGCGGGCGTGAAGGTCGTGACGCTCTACCTGCTCTCAGCCGACAACCTGAACGCCAGGGGCAGCGACGAGCTCGAGGATCTCTTTGGGATCATTGCCGAACTTGCCACCGAGCTCGCCCGCAACCCTGCCTGGCGGGTGCAGCATGTCGGCTCGTGTGATGGGCTCGCCCCGGAGCTCGCGACGGCTCTAGCGGCGGCGGAGGAACGCACGCGGGGAAACACTGGCCTGCACGTCAACCTCGCAGTTGGGTACGGTGGCCGCAGTGAGATCGCGGCGGCGGTGCGCAGCGTCATTGAGGCGCATCAGGAGGATGGCGGTACCCTCGAGAACCTTGCCGAGACCCTGACCCCCGACAAGATCGGTGAGCACCTGTGGACGCGGGGACAGGCCGATCCGGATCTTGTCATTCGCACGTCGGGTGAGCAGCGCATCTCGGATTTCATGATTTGGCAGTCGGCGCACTCGGAGTTCTACTTCGTCGAGGCACTGTATCCCGACCTGCGCGAGGTCGACTTCCTCCGCGCGTTGCGCGACTACTCTGCTCGCCAGCGCAGGCTCGGCGGCTAG
- a CDS encoding amidohydrolase family protein, translating to MTTETVLRADSMLTPAGTVAPAELAFDETGRISYAGPPRAESVVTHDLAGHALMPGLTNGHTHSAMTLQRGVSDDESFMQWLATVQGIEQRLTHDDLVAGLELALLEMIETGTVAFADMYYWDEALIERVRAAGMRVFAALACSASDHVAYPTVSPMTGAEVLDEVERLADRYREDPLVRVGFGPHAPYTCTPEFLREVRERALAGNIPIHTHVSESAAEVAQIREQYGKTPGDHLASLDFFDAEVHAAHCVHLTEGEISTFAETGTSISHNPVSNLKLGNGIAPFPEMIGAGLALAIGTDSVASNNSLDLFEELKHATILHRGARQDAAAVLGPQVLDIATRGGAAAIGFADSGVLEAGKFADVVAVDLRGTAAAPLAPESLVAHLVYGATGRDVRHVFIGGRHVYADGEHLTLDAEGVRERARVARARLVS from the coding sequence ATGACGACTGAGACAGTGCTTCGCGCCGACTCCATGCTCACGCCGGCCGGGACGGTGGCCCCCGCAGAGCTCGCCTTCGATGAGACGGGGCGCATCAGCTACGCCGGGCCGCCGCGCGCCGAAAGCGTTGTGACGCATGACCTCGCGGGCCATGCGCTCATGCCGGGGCTCACCAACGGTCATACCCACTCGGCCATGACCCTCCAGCGAGGCGTGTCAGACGACGAGAGTTTCATGCAGTGGCTCGCGACCGTGCAGGGCATCGAGCAGCGGCTCACCCACGACGATCTCGTCGCGGGGCTCGAGCTTGCGCTGCTCGAGATGATTGAGACAGGGACTGTCGCGTTCGCTGACATGTATTACTGGGATGAGGCGCTCATCGAGCGAGTTCGCGCTGCCGGCATGCGCGTGTTTGCGGCGCTAGCGTGCAGTGCGAGCGACCACGTTGCCTACCCAACTGTCTCTCCGATGACGGGGGCCGAGGTGCTCGACGAGGTCGAACGGCTCGCAGACCGCTACCGCGAGGACCCACTCGTGCGGGTAGGCTTCGGGCCCCACGCCCCCTACACGTGCACACCCGAGTTTCTGCGCGAGGTGCGGGAGCGGGCGCTCGCCGGCAACATTCCGATCCACACTCACGTCTCGGAGTCGGCTGCCGAGGTCGCGCAGATTCGAGAGCAGTACGGGAAAACGCCTGGAGATCATCTCGCATCGCTCGACTTCTTCGACGCTGAGGTGCACGCCGCGCACTGTGTGCACCTCACCGAGGGCGAGATCTCGACGTTTGCCGAGACCGGCACTTCCATCAGCCACAACCCTGTCTCGAACCTCAAGCTTGGCAACGGTATCGCCCCGTTTCCCGAGATGATCGGCGCTGGCCTCGCGCTCGCGATCGGCACTGACTCGGTCGCGAGTAACAACTCGCTTGACCTGTTCGAGGAGTTGAAGCACGCAACGATTCTGCACCGGGGGGCTCGCCAGGACGCGGCGGCAGTGCTCGGTCCGCAGGTGCTCGACATTGCGACGAGGGGTGGCGCCGCTGCAATCGGGTTCGCTGATTCGGGGGTACTCGAAGCAGGCAAGTTCGCCGATGTCGTCGCGGTCGATCTTCGCGGCACAGCGGCTGCGCCACTCGCGCCAGAGTCCCTCGTGGCGCATCTCGTCTATGGTGCGACCGGAAGGGACGTGCGGCATGTCTTCATCGGAGGCCGTCACGTCTATGCAGACGGGGAGCACCTCACGCTTGATGCCGAGGGTGTACGCGAGCGCGCGCGGGTCGCGCGAGCCCGGCTCGTGTCGTAG